One Pagrus major chromosome 15, Pma_NU_1.0 DNA window includes the following coding sequences:
- the vdac2 gene encoding voltage-dependent anion-selective channel protein 2, whose amino-acid sequence MAVPPCYADLGKSAKDIFNKGYGFGLVKLDVKTKSASGVEFKTSGSSNTDTSKVAGSLETKYKRSEYGLTFTEKWNTDNTLGTEITVEDQIAKGLKLTFDTTFSPNTGKKSGKVKTAYKREYVNMGCDVDFDFAGPTIHGAAVIGYEGWLAGYQMSFDTAKSKMTQNNFAIGYKTGDFQLHTNVNDGAEFGGSIYQKVSDKLETAVNLAWTAGSNSTRFGIAAKYQLDKDASVTAKVNNNSLVGVGYTQTLRPGVKLTLSGLVDGKNINAGGHKLGLGLELEA is encoded by the exons ATGGCTGTGCCTCCCTGCTATGCTGACCTGGGCAAGTCTGCCAAGGACATCTTCAACAAAGGCTATG GATTTGGCTTGGTGAAGCTTGATGTCAAGACGAAGTCAGCCAGTGGAGTG GAATTCAAAACATCTGGATCCTCAAACACTGATACCAGCAAAGTTGCAGGCAGCCTGGAAACAAAGTACAAGAGGTCCGAATACGGCCTGACTTTCACTGAGAAGTGGAACACTGACAACACCTTGGGAACAGAAATCACTGTTGAAGATCAG ATTGCCAAGGGACTGAAGTTGACTTTTGACACAACCTTCTCACCAAACACTGG CAAGAAGAGCGGCAAAGTCAAGACGGCCTACAAGCGCGAATACGTTAATATGGGCTGTGATGTCGACTTTGACTTCGCTGGCCCCACCATCCACGGAGCTGCTGTCATCGGCTATGAGGGCTGGCTCGCCGGTTACCAGATGAGCTTCGACACTGCCAAGTCAAAGATGACCCAGAACAACTTTGCCATTGGCTACAAGACGGGAGACTTCCAGCTGCACACCAACGT CAATGACGGTGCTGAGTTTGGAGGCTCCATCTACCAGAAGGTGAGCGACAAGCTGGAGACTGCAGTCAACCTGGCCTGGACCGCTGGCAGCAACAGCACACGCTTCGGTATTGCAGCCAAATACCAGCTGGACAAGGATGCCTCAGTCACT GCTAAAGTGAACAACAATAGCCTTGTTGGTGTTGGCTATACCCAGACACTTAGACCAG GTGTGAAACTCACCCTGTCTGGCCTGGTCGATGGCAAGAACATCAACGCAGGAGGCCACAAGCTGGGTCTGGGTTTGGAACTGGAAGCCTAA
- the LOC141009020 gene encoding catechol O-methyltransferase domain-containing protein 1-like, giving the protein MAADIKMLFCVGLAVVLSGVGESAFVGKSHSGGKDDAVLQYVVNNSLREHPVLTKLRLRTLEDQWSVMMVASEQAQFMANLIRLINATKAIEIGMYTGYNALSMALAMPSNGVVVACEIEETYVNIAKPFFQEAGVENKINVQHEIAMKTLDALIAGGEAGTFDFVFIDADKVSYDRYYEKSLELIRKGGIIAIDNVLWSGKVVNPAPADVTSQGLDALNKKLHKDERIDLSMLTVGDGLTIAIKR; this is encoded by the exons ATGGCTGCAGatattaaaatgctgttttgtgttgGACTTGCTGTTGTACTATCAG GTGTGGGAGAGTCTGCCTTTGTTGGGAAGAGCCACAGTGGAGGGAAGGACGATGCCGTGCTGCAGTATGTTGTTAACAACTCACTGAGGGAGCATCCAGTCCTCACCAAACTCAGGCTG AGAACCCTTGAAGACCAATGGAGTGTCATGATGGTTGCCAGTGAACAAGCACAGTTTATGGCAAATCTCATCAGACTGATAAATGCAACTAAAGCTATTGAGATTG GGATGTACACAGGCTACAATGCACTGAGCATGGCATTGGCCATGCCAAGTAATGGAGTTGTGGTGGCTTGTGAAATAGAAGAAACCTATGTGAACATTGCCAAACCGTTTTTCCAGGAG GCCGGAGTTGAAAACAAGATCAATGTACAGCATGAAATAGCCATGAAGACATTGG ATGCACTGATAGCAGGTGGGGAGGCGGGAACGTTTGACTTTGTGTTCATCGATGCTGATAAAGTCAGCTATGACAGATACTATGAGAAGTCCCTTGAGCTCATACGAAAAGGGGGCATCATTGCGATTGACAAT GTGCTGTGGAGCGGAAAGGTCGTGAATCCGGCTCCTGCTGACGTCACCTCGCAGGGTCTGGATGCTCTCAATAAGAAGCTGCACAAGGACGAGAGGATCGATCTGAGCATGCTCACTGTGGGCGATGGGCTGACCATTGCCATCAAACGCTAA